In Pseudomonadota bacterium, the sequence CACATTGAGGTGTGGCATAACAAAGGCGTTCTGAACCCATAGAACGCCTTTGTTGTTAATGTGGCTTGTTCCCATACATTTTATAGATGTTAAATATTCCGGTGTGGATTGAAATTACAGAAATATATTATAATGGTGTGACTTTATATGATCGACAATAAAAAATCGAGAGAAATAAAAGAACTATCTTTATTGTTTGAAATCAGTACAAAACTGAGTGAAACGCTTGATCTTAAAGCGGTGCTCAAGCCTATTCTGCAGATGATGGCCAGATATATGGAAATACCAAGGGGTACTCTGACCATCTTGAACAGAAACAGTGGTGATATTGTTATTGAAGAAGCATACGGTCTCCAGCCTGAAGAACAGGCAAAGGGCAAGTACCGCATGGGAGAAGGCATTACCGGGAAGGTAATTGATACTGGGCATCCCGTTGTTATCCCCAGGGTCTCAGATGAACCTTTGTTCCTTGATAAAACCGGATCGAGAAGAAACCTCGATAAAAGCGATATAGCTTTTATTTGTGTACCCATAAAGATAGGCAGCGAAGTAATTGGCGCAATTTCTGCAGATCGTCAATCCAAAGAGCCAGTCAACTTTGAAGAGGATGTGCAGCTTCTAACTATTATAGCATCAAGCATTTCCCAGGCAGTGCGCCTTCGTCAACTGGCGCAGGAAGAATTGGAGAAGGTAAAGGAGGAAAATCAGCGTCTTCAGGATGCCCTAAAGAATAGATACAGGCCAAAGTCAATTATCGGAAACTCGAAAGTTATGCAGGACATATACCCCCTTATCGAAAAGGTAAGCAAGACAAATACGACAGTACTTATCCTTGGTGAAAGTGGAGTCGGCAAGGAAAGGGTGGCCCATGCAGTTCATTATAGTTCGCCTCGTGCCGATAAACCATTCATAAAAATAAATTGCGCAGCTCTGCCGGAATCGCTTATCGAAAGCGAACTCTTCGGACATGAAAAAGGGGCATTTACCGGTGCTGTAACAGCCCGAAGGGGACGTTTTGAAATGGCACGTACCGGAACAATCTTCCTTGACGAGATAGGGGACATCCCGTTGACTCTTCAGACAAAATTACTTCGGGTGCTTCAGGAAAAGGAGTTTGAGCGAATAGGCGGAGATGCAACCATAAAAGTCGATGTGAGAATTATTACGGCAACAAACAGAAATCTTGAGGCCCTTATGCAGGAAGGAAAATTCAGAGAGGACCTCTATTATCGGCTTAATGTTTTTCCAATTGTTGTCCCGCCGCTTCGGGAACGCAAGACGGATATCATGCTTCTTGCCGATTTTTTTATTGAAAAGTACAGCAAGGAACATGATAAAAAAATAGTAAGTATATCAACATCTGCAACGGATGCTCTAACTAATTACCACTGGCCCGGAAATGTACGGGAACTTGAGAATTGCATAGAAAGGGCTATCATTTTATGTACCGATGGAATCATCCATAATTATCATCTTCCGCCGAATCTCCAGAAAAGCGATACCAACGGGCTTCACGGTATAAACGGTACATTAAGAGAGATTATCGTTAATATGGAGCGGGAGGTTATCCTTGATGAGTTGAGACGGTCCCGGGGTAACATGGCAAAAGCAGCACGGGTT encodes:
- a CDS encoding sigma 54-interacting transcriptional regulator, with amino-acid sequence MIDNKKSREIKELSLLFEISTKLSETLDLKAVLKPILQMMARYMEIPRGTLTILNRNSGDIVIEEAYGLQPEEQAKGKYRMGEGITGKVIDTGHPVVIPRVSDEPLFLDKTGSRRNLDKSDIAFICVPIKIGSEVIGAISADRQSKEPVNFEEDVQLLTIIASSISQAVRLRQLAQEELEKVKEENQRLQDALKNRYRPKSIIGNSKVMQDIYPLIEKVSKTNTTVLILGESGVGKERVAHAVHYSSPRADKPFIKINCAALPESLIESELFGHEKGAFTGAVTARRGRFEMARTGTIFLDEIGDIPLTLQTKLLRVLQEKEFERIGGDATIKVDVRIITATNRNLEALMQEGKFREDLYYRLNVFPIVVPPLRERKTDIMLLADFFIEKYSKEHDKKIVSISTSATDALTNYHWPGNVRELENCIERAIILCTDGIIHNYHLPPNLQKSDTNGLHGINGTLREIIVNMEREVILDELRRSRGNMAKAARVLGITERMIRIRVAKYGINSTQFK